In a genomic window of Streptomyces pristinaespiralis:
- a CDS encoding ricin-type beta-trefoil lectin domain protein, translating into MSKLRKVVPDTADEDNDCTGLPDGELTERIRAGAPSASPAVQELRRRHMPALRGYAMLCGRNTLAGNQLAVQAFDLATQEACRGIGPEECWGGHLLTVLQRIGLTWARGSRRARLEPGFAAWLDDNTDVAPPFPPESPRPRLRAASPMPTAFRRLPEQTRGILWYAVVDEEPDATVATFVGVSPAMVTELRAKALDAMRRAYIKASLESSGSRKCQGFRRIIEAASQPGDGRRSDDLAVHLAECSGCARLTGELTRMAAGPRAVLADGLLRWCGAAYASGGPVRARLADAPATAGRWEARTAALPAPHAFAGRRRPRGGTAGNDDGRPSRLTVLVAVAVVAVVVGTLVATGAGDPAPGGDRDRARAEEPSRWEARPPAVLPTAAPSVSAAPSPSKKPSASPSRTTAAPTSAAPAPEPPPPAPSKSTPPLPVPIAAGSGYTPVVNAASGLCLDIAGGVMEDRTDVVTAPCDGTPSQRWKLESVGLLRSGADADYCLDSRGATDRGVGIWSCSSVDGRNGLNLLFVVDAAGVVRPRIAPGFALEPLGDPGGGTLDFDPADGDSDQRWTAGR; encoded by the coding sequence GTGTCGAAGCTCCGGAAGGTCGTTCCTGACACGGCGGACGAGGACAACGACTGCACCGGCCTGCCCGACGGGGAACTGACCGAACGCATCCGCGCCGGCGCCCCGTCCGCGTCTCCCGCCGTGCAGGAGCTCAGGCGCCGCCACATGCCGGCGCTCCGCGGCTACGCCATGCTCTGCGGGCGCAACACCCTCGCCGGGAACCAGCTGGCGGTGCAGGCCTTCGACCTCGCCACCCAGGAGGCGTGCAGGGGCATCGGACCCGAAGAATGCTGGGGCGGACACCTGCTGACGGTGCTTCAGCGCATCGGACTCACCTGGGCCAGGGGCAGCCGCCGCGCCCGGCTCGAGCCCGGCTTCGCCGCGTGGCTCGACGACAACACCGATGTCGCTCCGCCCTTTCCGCCCGAGTCCCCGCGGCCGCGGCTCCGGGCGGCGTCCCCCATGCCGACCGCCTTCCGGCGTCTGCCCGAGCAGACCAGGGGCATCCTCTGGTACGCGGTGGTCGACGAGGAGCCGGACGCCACGGTCGCGACGTTCGTCGGGGTGAGCCCGGCCATGGTCACCGAGCTGCGGGCCAAGGCACTGGACGCGATGCGCCGCGCCTACATCAAGGCGTCTCTGGAGAGCAGCGGCAGCAGGAAGTGCCAGGGCTTCCGCCGCATCATCGAGGCGGCCTCGCAGCCGGGGGACGGGCGGCGCAGCGACGACCTGGCCGTTCATCTCGCGGAGTGCTCCGGCTGCGCCCGGCTGACCGGGGAGCTGACGCGAATGGCGGCGGGCCCGCGGGCCGTACTCGCCGACGGCCTGCTCCGGTGGTGCGGCGCGGCCTACGCCTCCGGCGGTCCCGTACGGGCCCGGCTCGCCGACGCGCCCGCCACGGCCGGACGGTGGGAGGCCCGGACGGCGGCGCTGCCCGCACCGCACGCCTTCGCCGGCCGTCGGCGACCGCGTGGCGGGACGGCGGGCAATGATGACGGGCGGCCGTCCCGGCTCACGGTCCTCGTCGCGGTGGCGGTGGTGGCCGTCGTCGTCGGGACGCTGGTGGCGACCGGGGCAGGGGACCCTGCTCCCGGTGGGGACCGCGACCGTGCCCGCGCGGAGGAGCCCTCGCGCTGGGAGGCCAGGCCCCCGGCGGTCCTGCCCACCGCCGCGCCCTCGGTGAGCGCCGCGCCGTCGCCGTCGAAGAAGCCCTCGGCGTCACCGAGCCGCACCACCGCGGCGCCGACGAGCGCGGCCCCGGCTCCCGAGCCGCCGCCGCCCGCACCTTCGAAGAGCACGCCGCCGCTGCCGGTGCCCATCGCCGCCGGCAGCGGATACACCCCGGTGGTCAACGCGGCCTCCGGGCTGTGCCTGGACATCGCGGGCGGTGTCATGGAGGACCGCACCGACGTCGTCACCGCCCCGTGCGACGGCACGCCGAGCCAGCGGTGGAAGCTGGAGTCCGTAGGGCTGCTGCGCAGTGGCGCCGACGCCGACTACTGCCTGGACTCGCGCGGTGCCACGGACCGGGGCGTGGGCATCTGGTCCTGCTCCTCCGTCGACGGCAGGAACGGTCTCAACCTCCTGTTCGTCGTCGACGCCGCCGGAGTCGTCCGCCCCAGGATCGCCCCCGGCTTCGCCCTCGAACCACTGGGGGACCCGGGCGGCGGCACCCTCGACTTCGATCCGGCCGACGGGGACAGCGACCAGCGGTGGACCGCCGGCCGCTGA
- a CDS encoding DUF72 domain-containing protein has translation MPMLVGTSGWQYKDWRGVLYPPGLPQRLWLEEYAARFATVENNNAFYRLPTTEVFRSWRERTPDGFVMAVKASRFLTHLKRLREPEEPVHRLLDRTAGLGDRMGPVLLQLPATFHEDVDALDACLRCFPATVRVAVELRHISWWQAETRLRALLERHGSALCWADRGSRPVTPLWRTASWGYVRFHAGLAQPPPRYGHAALKSWVGRITGAWPDEDDVYVYFNNDTGGAAVVDAARFARSATAAGRTVSRTPRSPGGTRP, from the coding sequence ATGCCCATGTTGGTCGGAACCTCCGGATGGCAGTACAAGGACTGGCGCGGTGTTCTCTATCCGCCCGGTCTGCCGCAACGGCTGTGGCTCGAGGAGTACGCCGCGCGATTCGCCACCGTGGAGAACAACAACGCCTTCTACCGGCTGCCCACCACCGAGGTCTTCAGGTCGTGGCGTGAGCGGACGCCGGACGGGTTCGTCATGGCGGTCAAGGCGAGCCGCTTCCTGACCCACCTGAAGCGGCTCCGGGAACCCGAGGAGCCGGTGCACCGGCTGCTGGACCGGACAGCGGGCCTCGGCGACCGGATGGGTCCGGTCCTGCTCCAGCTCCCCGCGACCTTCCACGAGGACGTGGACGCTCTCGACGCCTGCCTGCGGTGCTTTCCCGCCACGGTCCGCGTGGCCGTGGAGCTCCGGCACATCTCCTGGTGGCAGGCGGAGACCCGGCTCCGGGCGCTGCTGGAGCGCCACGGCAGCGCCCTGTGCTGGGCGGACCGCGGTTCGCGCCCGGTCACCCCGCTGTGGCGCACGGCGTCCTGGGGCTACGTACGGTTCCACGCCGGCCTCGCCCAGCCGCCGCCGCGCTACGGCCACGCCGCGCTGAAGTCCTGGGTCGGCCGCATCACCGGCGCCTGGCCCGACGAGGACGACGTGTACGTGTACTTCAACAACGACACGGGCGGCGCAGCGGTCGTGGACGCCGCCCGGTTCGCCCGGTCGGCGACGGCCGCGGGCCGGACGGTGAGCCGCACACCTCGCTCCCCCGGCGGGACCCGGCCATGA
- a CDS encoding potassium channel family protein: MTVMYFLLPLEALGPERPGISWALFGLALVSIALLLLFQVRDVLTERPGTRPGIAIPLLMCLSVLVFSGAYHALAKDTGEFTGLDTRIDALYFTIVTLATVGYGDITPRGQSARLVTVLQILYSFVFLTAAATALSSWLRGRLTDRRRADEEEEGGRRPPTGRPGG, from the coding sequence ATGACGGTGATGTACTTCCTGCTCCCGCTGGAGGCCCTCGGGCCCGAGCGTCCGGGCATCAGCTGGGCGCTGTTCGGGCTGGCCCTGGTGTCGATCGCCCTGCTGCTGCTCTTCCAGGTCAGGGACGTGCTCACCGAGCGGCCCGGTACCCGCCCGGGCATCGCCATCCCGCTGCTGATGTGTCTGTCCGTGCTCGTCTTCTCCGGCGCCTACCACGCGCTGGCGAAGGACACGGGCGAGTTCACCGGCCTGGACACCAGGATCGACGCGCTGTACTTCACCATCGTCACCCTGGCGACGGTCGGCTACGGCGACATCACGCCGAGGGGCCAGAGCGCCCGCCTGGTGACGGTGCTGCAGATCCTCTACAGCTTCGTCTTCCTCACCGCGGCGGCGACGGCGCTGTCCAGCTGGCTGCGCGGCCGGCTGACCGACCGCCGCAGGGCGGACGAGGAGGAAGAGGGCGGCCGCCGTCCTCCCACCGGGCGGCCCGGCGGCTGA
- a CDS encoding PadR family transcriptional regulator → MSLPHAILTALLEKPSSGLELTRRFDRSIGYFWSATHQQIYRELGKLEQAGHIRALPSDQPARGQKKDYEVLPAGLQELTSWVTRPEDPRQIRDPLLLRLRAAAVVGGPDMEAELVRHLELHRAQLEDYLAFEQRDFPPGRRITRQDRLRHVVLRGGIELETFWTKWLTDTLAELRDPEDGPTRHAAPDGP, encoded by the coding sequence ATGTCCCTGCCGCACGCCATCCTCACCGCCCTGCTGGAGAAGCCCTCCTCCGGTCTGGAGCTGACCCGCCGGTTCGACCGGTCGATCGGCTACTTCTGGTCGGCGACCCACCAGCAGATCTACCGGGAGCTGGGCAAGCTCGAGCAGGCCGGACACATCCGGGCACTGCCGTCCGACCAGCCGGCCCGCGGGCAGAAGAAGGACTACGAGGTGCTGCCCGCCGGGCTTCAGGAGCTGACGTCCTGGGTGACCCGCCCCGAGGACCCGCGGCAGATCCGCGACCCGCTGCTGCTGCGGCTGCGCGCGGCGGCGGTGGTGGGCGGCCCGGACATGGAGGCGGAGCTCGTACGCCATCTGGAGCTGCACCGCGCCCAGTTGGAGGACTACCTGGCCTTCGAGCAGCGCGACTTCCCGCCCGGGCGACGGATCACCAGGCAGGACCGGCTGCGCCATGTGGTGCTGCGGGGCGGCATCGAGCTGGAGACGTTCTGGACCAAGTGGCTGACGGACACCCTGGCCGAGCTCAGGGATCCCGAGGACGGACCAACCCGACATGCGGCACCTGACGGGCCGTGA
- a CDS encoding septum formation family protein, giving the protein MAVRSLSRSLRGISALVALLAVGAVGCSEVVEDAKDGAKKVARQRSVFSLNPGDCYNPNGKATEGEAVAIEIVPCAEPHQAEVVGEFTLDEGKAFPGNDAIWAIADERCPAEAQKFSPDTWALPKGVEIFYYTPTTESWATGDRAVSCSYTKETGTITGSLKAGPEASKPEQTAYLKGANAVYEALWTTQPEAENVEDDLDGYKAQAKAVAAALDAHLEGMKDIEGVETGKLRAKLEKTAGHWKKAANAADSDAFYVAYDPAFTGLDPKATVAARKELGLATTVPADDAEVWAG; this is encoded by the coding sequence ATGGCAGTCCGCTCCCTGTCCCGTTCCCTGCGCGGTATATCCGCCCTCGTCGCCCTGCTCGCGGTCGGCGCGGTGGGGTGCTCGGAAGTCGTCGAAGACGCCAAGGACGGCGCGAAGAAGGTGGCCCGGCAGCGGTCGGTCTTCTCGCTCAACCCGGGAGACTGCTACAACCCGAACGGCAAGGCCACCGAGGGCGAAGCGGTCGCCATCGAGATCGTGCCCTGCGCCGAGCCGCACCAGGCCGAGGTCGTCGGCGAGTTCACGCTCGACGAGGGCAAGGCGTTCCCCGGCAACGACGCGATCTGGGCGATCGCCGACGAGCGGTGCCCGGCCGAGGCGCAGAAGTTCTCGCCCGACACCTGGGCCCTGCCCAAGGGCGTGGAGATCTTCTACTACACGCCGACCACCGAGAGCTGGGCGACGGGTGACCGCGCCGTGAGCTGCAGCTACACCAAGGAGACGGGCACGATCACCGGCTCGCTGAAGGCCGGCCCCGAGGCCTCGAAGCCGGAGCAGACCGCGTACCTCAAGGGCGCCAACGCCGTCTACGAGGCGCTGTGGACGACCCAGCCCGAGGCGGAGAACGTAGAGGACGACCTCGACGGCTACAAGGCCCAGGCCAAGGCCGTCGCCGCCGCCCTCGACGCGCACCTCGAAGGCATGAAGGACATCGAGGGCGTGGAGACCGGCAAGCTGCGCGCGAAGCTGGAGAAGACCGCCGGACACTGGAAGAAGGCCGCGAACGCCGCCGACTCCGACGCGTTCTACGTCGCGTACGACCCGGCCTTCACCGGCCTCGACCCGAAAGCGACGGTCGCCGCGCGCAAGGAGCTCGGCCTGGCCACCACGGTCCCGGCCGACGACGCCGAGGTCTGGGCGGGCTGA
- a CDS encoding NADPH-dependent 2,4-dienoyl-CoA reductase gives MTTSTSSTTAGPAPYPHLLSPLDLGFTTLPNRVLMGSMHVGLEEAERGFERMAAFYAERARGGVGLIVTGGISPNDRGRPYEGGARMTTEEEAASHRVVTDAVHAEGGRIAMQILHFGRYAYHQDLVAPSAIQAPISPFVPHALTDDEVEETIEDFVRAAVLARSAGYDGVEIMGSEGYFINEFIASATNHRTDRWGGAYENRIRLPLEIVRRTREAVGTDFILIYRLSMLDLVPGGSSLEEVVTLAKEIEAAGATIINTGIGWHEARIPTIATSVPRGAYSWVTKKLMGAVSVPLVTSNRINTPEVAEELLADGRADMVSLARPFLADPQFVAKARAGRADAINTCIGCNQACLDHTFNLKITSCLVNPRACHETELVLAPTRLKKRIAVVGAGPAGLACAVSAAERGHDVTLFDAADEIGGQLNIAKRVPGKEEFDETLRYFRTQLAERGVRLRLGTRVGADDLPAADFDEVVVATGVTPRTPDIDGVDHPSVVSYLDVLRDGAPVGERVAVIGAGGIGFDVAEFLTDGGEGASLDAETYFRQWGVDTGYTARGGLTKPVRPAPPRAVHLLQRKTSKVGAGLGKTTGWIHRTELKHRGVTMTAGATYERIDDEGLHLTVDGTTSVLPVDTVVLCTGQEPQRGLYDELAAAGRTVHLIGGADVAAELDAKRAIDQGTRLAATL, from the coding sequence ATGACGACGAGTACGAGCAGCACCACGGCCGGGCCGGCGCCGTACCCGCATCTGCTGAGCCCGCTCGACCTCGGGTTCACCACCCTGCCCAACCGGGTCCTGATGGGCTCCATGCACGTCGGCCTGGAAGAGGCGGAGCGCGGCTTCGAGCGCATGGCCGCCTTCTACGCGGAGCGCGCCCGCGGGGGTGTCGGCCTGATCGTCACCGGTGGCATATCGCCCAACGACCGCGGCCGCCCGTACGAGGGCGGGGCCAGGATGACGACCGAGGAAGAGGCCGCTTCGCACCGCGTCGTCACCGACGCCGTGCACGCCGAGGGCGGCCGGATCGCCATGCAGATCCTCCACTTCGGCCGGTACGCCTACCACCAGGACCTGGTCGCGCCGAGCGCGATCCAGGCGCCCATCAGCCCCTTCGTGCCGCACGCCCTGACCGACGACGAGGTCGAGGAGACGATCGAGGACTTCGTCAGGGCGGCCGTCCTCGCCAGGTCGGCGGGCTACGACGGGGTCGAGATCATGGGCTCCGAGGGCTACTTCATCAACGAGTTCATCGCGAGCGCCACGAACCACCGCACCGACCGCTGGGGCGGCGCCTACGAGAACCGCATCCGGCTGCCCCTGGAGATCGTCCGCCGCACCCGCGAAGCGGTCGGCACCGACTTCATCCTGATCTACCGGCTCTCCATGCTCGACCTCGTGCCCGGCGGCTCCTCGCTCGAAGAGGTCGTGACGCTCGCCAAGGAGATCGAGGCGGCAGGTGCCACGATCATCAACACCGGCATCGGCTGGCACGAGGCCCGTATCCCCACCATCGCGACGTCCGTGCCGCGCGGCGCGTACAGCTGGGTGACCAAGAAGCTGATGGGCGCCGTCTCGGTGCCGCTGGTGACGAGCAACCGGATCAACACGCCCGAGGTCGCGGAGGAGCTGCTCGCCGACGGGCGCGCCGACATGGTGTCCCTCGCCCGCCCGTTCCTCGCGGACCCGCAGTTCGTGGCCAAGGCGCGGGCCGGCCGCGCCGACGCCATCAACACCTGCATCGGCTGCAACCAGGCCTGCCTCGACCACACCTTCAACCTGAAGATCACCTCCTGCCTGGTGAACCCGCGCGCCTGCCACGAGACCGAGCTGGTCCTCGCGCCCACCCGGCTGAAGAAGCGCATCGCCGTGGTCGGCGCGGGCCCCGCCGGTCTCGCCTGCGCCGTCTCCGCAGCCGAGCGCGGCCACGACGTGACCCTCTTCGACGCCGCGGACGAGATCGGCGGCCAGCTGAACATCGCCAAGCGGGTCCCGGGCAAGGAGGAGTTCGACGAGACCCTCCGCTACTTCCGCACCCAGCTCGCCGAGCGCGGCGTACGCCTGCGTCTCGGCACCCGGGTCGGCGCCGACGACCTCCCGGCCGCCGACTTCGACGAGGTCGTCGTCGCCACGGGCGTCACGCCGAGGACCCCCGACATCGACGGCGTCGACCACCCGAGCGTCGTCAGCTACCTCGACGTGCTGCGCGACGGTGCCCCGGTCGGCGAGCGCGTCGCCGTCATCGGCGCCGGCGGGATCGGCTTCGACGTCGCGGAGTTCCTCACCGACGGCGGCGAGGGCGCGAGCCTGGACGCGGAGACGTACTTCCGCCAGTGGGGCGTCGACACCGGTTACACCGCCCGGGGCGGGCTGACGAAGCCCGTGCGCCCGGCCCCGCCGAGGGCCGTGCACCTCCTCCAGCGCAAGACCAGCAAGGTCGGCGCGGGCCTCGGGAAGACGACGGGCTGGATCCACCGCACGGAGCTCAAGCACCGCGGCGTGACGATGACGGCGGGCGCCACCTACGAACGGATCGACGACGAGGGCCTGCACCTGACCGTCGACGGCACCACGTCCGTGCTGCCGGTCGACACGGTGGTGCTCTGCACCGGTCAGGAGCCGCAGCGCGGACTGTACGACGAGCTCGCCGCGGCCGGCCGGACCGTGCACCTCATCGGCGGCGCGGACGTGGCCGCCGAGTTGGACGCGAAGCGCGCCATCGACCAGGGCACCCGCCTGGCGGCCACCCTCTGA
- a CDS encoding bestrophin-like domain, whose protein sequence is MSEWLVLAIVMAAACAVVLVVTLLSQRTRGAAAQADIEEREAPETPDVLEYMVMMVGVVYAIVLGLAIAGVWEARGAAQDAVRTEAQALHEVTQRAQVYPADFRDRLRADIDVYVSEVVESEWPRMIERKELSPRGTELLAAVRTDVAEREPKNELEAQAYQPMLDQVAAAEDARNARAAGAGETLPGIVWFGLISGAAVTIGLIFTMQIGRSFRELLLAGLFSALIAFLLFLVWDFDAPFGRSGSESADAFRQLFPGAVGGS, encoded by the coding sequence ATGTCCGAATGGCTGGTCCTGGCCATCGTGATGGCCGCCGCCTGCGCCGTCGTCCTCGTCGTCACCCTCCTCAGCCAGCGCACGCGCGGCGCCGCGGCACAGGCGGACATCGAGGAGCGGGAGGCCCCGGAGACACCCGATGTGCTCGAGTACATGGTGATGATGGTCGGCGTCGTGTACGCGATCGTGCTCGGTCTCGCCATCGCCGGTGTCTGGGAGGCGCGCGGCGCGGCGCAGGACGCCGTCCGCACGGAGGCGCAGGCGCTGCACGAGGTCACCCAGCGGGCCCAGGTCTATCCGGCCGACTTCCGCGACCGGCTCCGGGCGGACATCGACGTCTACGTCTCGGAGGTCGTGGAGAGCGAGTGGCCCCGGATGATCGAGCGCAAGGAGCTGTCGCCGCGCGGCACCGAGTTGCTGGCGGCCGTGCGCACCGACGTGGCGGAGCGGGAGCCGAAGAACGAGCTGGAGGCCCAGGCCTACCAGCCGATGCTGGACCAGGTGGCGGCCGCGGAGGACGCGCGCAACGCCCGCGCGGCGGGTGCCGGGGAGACGCTGCCGGGCATCGTATGGTTCGGCCTGATCAGTGGGGCCGCCGTCACGATCGGGCTGATCTTCACCATGCAGATCGGCCGGTCGTTCCGGGAGCTGCTGCTCGCCGGTCTCTTCAGTGCGCTGATCGCGTTCCTCCTCTTCCTGGTGTGGGACTTCGACGCGCCCTTCGGCCGGTCGGGCTCCGAGTCGGCGGACGCCTTCCGCCAGCTCTTCCCGGGGGCCGTCGGCGGGAGCTGA
- a CDS encoding LLM class flavin-dependent oxidoreductase, producing the protein MQFGIFTVGDVTPDPTTGRTPSEHERIKATVAIARKAEEVGLDVFATGEHHNPPFVPSSPTTLLGHVAALTERITLSTSTTLITTNDPVKIAEDYAYLQHIADGRVDLMMGRGNTGPVYPWFGKDIRHGIALAVENYALLHRLWREDVVDWEGKFRTPLQGFTATPRPLDGVPPFVWHGSIRSPEIAEQAAYYGDGFFHNNIFWPMSHTKQMVGLYRQRFAHHGHGTPEQAIVGLGGQVFMRKNSQDAVREFRPYFDNAPVYGHGPSLEDFTEQTPLTVGSPQQVIERTLGFRDAVGDYQRQLFLMDHAGLPLKTVLEQLDILGEEVVPVLREEFAKLRPAGVPATAPLHPAVLGRNTKETS; encoded by the coding sequence ATGCAGTTCGGCATCTTCACGGTCGGCGACGTCACGCCGGACCCGACCACCGGCCGTACGCCGAGCGAGCACGAGCGGATCAAGGCGACGGTCGCCATCGCCCGCAAGGCGGAGGAGGTCGGTCTCGACGTCTTCGCGACCGGCGAGCACCACAACCCGCCGTTCGTCCCCTCGTCCCCGACCACCCTGCTCGGGCACGTCGCCGCCCTGACCGAGCGGATCACGCTCTCCACGTCGACCACGCTGATCACCACCAACGACCCGGTGAAGATCGCCGAGGACTACGCGTACCTCCAGCACATCGCGGACGGCCGCGTCGACCTGATGATGGGCCGCGGCAACACCGGCCCGGTCTATCCGTGGTTCGGCAAGGACATCCGCCACGGCATCGCCCTGGCCGTGGAGAACTACGCGCTCCTCCACAGGCTGTGGAGGGAGGACGTCGTCGACTGGGAGGGCAAGTTCCGTACGCCTCTCCAGGGCTTCACCGCGACCCCGCGCCCGCTCGACGGTGTCCCGCCGTTCGTGTGGCACGGCTCGATCCGGTCCCCCGAGATCGCCGAGCAGGCCGCGTACTACGGCGACGGCTTCTTCCACAACAACATCTTCTGGCCCATGTCCCACACCAAGCAGATGGTCGGGCTGTACCGGCAGCGGTTCGCCCACCACGGCCACGGCACTCCCGAGCAGGCCATCGTCGGGCTGGGCGGCCAGGTGTTCATGCGCAAGAACTCGCAGGACGCGGTGCGCGAGTTCCGTCCGTACTTCGACAACGCGCCCGTCTACGGCCACGGCCCGTCCCTGGAGGACTTCACCGAGCAGACACCGCTGACCGTCGGCTCCCCGCAGCAGGTGATCGAGCGCACGCTCGGCTTCCGCGACGCGGTCGGCGACTACCAGCGCCAGCTGTTCCTGATGGACCACGCGGGGCTGCCGCTGAAGACCGTCCTCGAGCAGCTGGACATCCTCGGCGAGGAGGTCGTGCCGGTGCTGCGCGAGGAGTTCGCCAAGCTGCGGCCGGCCGGGGTCCCCGCGACCGCCCCGCTGCACCCCGCCGTCCTCGGCCGGAACACGAAGGAGACGTCATGA
- a CDS encoding FMN reductase, with the protein MTQTARPVNLVVVSAGLGVPSSSRLLADRITESVRRELAGGREVRVTVVELRDLAVPIANNLVTGFPAKPLADAIDTVTGADGLIAVTPVFTASYSGLFKSFFDLIEPDALTGKPVLIAATGGTARHSLVLEHALRPLFAYLRAFVVPTAVYAASEDWGGSGDPLTDTLPDRIARAGRELATLMASRTAGEPDHAPATADLFA; encoded by the coding sequence ATGACGCAGACAGCACGGCCCGTGAACCTCGTCGTCGTATCGGCCGGGCTGGGGGTCCCCTCCTCCAGCCGGCTGCTGGCCGACCGGATCACCGAGTCCGTACGCCGGGAACTCGCGGGCGGGCGTGAGGTGCGGGTGACGGTCGTCGAGCTGCGCGACCTCGCCGTGCCCATCGCCAACAACCTGGTGACCGGCTTCCCCGCGAAGCCGCTGGCCGACGCGATCGACACGGTGACCGGCGCCGACGGGCTGATAGCCGTGACGCCCGTGTTCACCGCCTCGTACAGCGGACTGTTCAAGTCGTTCTTCGACCTGATCGAGCCCGACGCGCTCACCGGGAAGCCGGTGCTGATCGCGGCGACCGGCGGGACCGCACGGCACTCCCTGGTGCTGGAGCACGCGCTGCGGCCACTGTTCGCCTACCTGCGGGCCTTCGTCGTACCGACCGCCGTGTACGCGGCGTCCGAGGACTGGGGCGGTTCCGGTGATCCGCTGACCGACACCCTGCCCGACCGCATCGCCCGCGCGGGGCGCGAGCTCGCCACTCTTATGGCCTCGCGAACCGCCGGAGAACCGGACCACGCACCGGCAACTGCCGACCTGTTTGCGTAG
- a CDS encoding universal stress protein: MTDTTGTAAGKIVVGVDGSEPSVRALRWAVRQAGMTGDSLEAVIAWEYPAVGWASMVAAIPAEFDPQALAAEVLDDILEQTLGAEAAASVERIVMIGSAAQALMDRSAGASLVVVGDRGYSGFKATLLGSVGLHLSQHAPCPVVVVRGGPQE, translated from the coding sequence ATGACGGACACGACCGGCACGGCGGCAGGCAAGATCGTCGTGGGCGTCGACGGCTCGGAGCCGTCGGTCAGGGCCCTGCGATGGGCCGTACGGCAGGCCGGGATGACCGGGGACTCCCTGGAGGCCGTCATCGCCTGGGAGTACCCGGCCGTCGGCTGGGCCTCGATGGTCGCCGCCATCCCGGCCGAGTTCGACCCGCAGGCGCTGGCGGCCGAGGTGCTCGACGACATCCTCGAGCAGACGCTCGGCGCCGAGGCCGCCGCGTCCGTGGAACGCATCGTCATGATCGGCAGCGCGGCGCAGGCCCTGATGGACAGGTCCGCGGGCGCCTCGCTGGTGGTCGTCGGCGACCGGGGCTACAGCGGCTTCAAGGCGACGCTGCTCGGCTCCGTCGGCCTGCACCTCAGCCAGCACGCGCCCTGCCCGGTCGTCGTGGTCCGCGGCGGGCCCCAGGAGTGA